Within Desulfobacter sp., the genomic segment CATTATATTTTGAAAAAAGCTTTTTTAGTTCAATATTAGGTTCCTTCAAACTATCGTCGATAGACTCCCCACTAAATGAAGCATTTGGAAAATCGATCATTTCCTGATTATGATCCGGACTTATGGAAGCATTCTTCCTTGCTCTATTTTGTTTTTGTTGTATAGCTTTCTTTTTTTTGATCGCACTGCTTTTTTTACGTTTCTCATGTTTTTTTTGTCGATTTTTACTTTGTTTTTTCTTTTTCATATATATAGATCCATTATCATTTCTGAAAAACGGCTGTGGATTGCCAAAATGCGATCATGCATAATATCAAGGGAATACAGGCTTTCCAAAATTTAATCAGCCTTATTCCACACTCCCAAAAAAGAACTTACAACATCACCGGTGAAACCCGGTGCATGTTGATTGTTGAATTTTCCTTCAAGGGTCAAATAAAGACCTGACCACTTTTCTTCACCTTTTCTACCAACAAACTATCGTTTCGCCCCAGCCATATTCGCACCAAGGGCATTTGCCGCGTCCATGGAAGCCCCTCGAAGATTTGCCTCACTAAAGTTTGTATCAGTGAGATTTGCACCAATAAGAATTGCACCTTCAAGGTTTGCTTCCTCAAGGTTCGCCATTGATAGGTCAGCCCTTACTAGATTAGCATAACGTAAATTAGCTTTACGGAGATCTGCCTTTTTGAGAATAGCATCTGGGAGAGATGCCTCCATGAGGCTTGCTTTATTGAGGCTTGCCTGAGAGAGGTCGGTTTTGCTAAGATTTGCCCTATCCATTTTCACTCTTGTTAGGTTCGCCTTTTTAAGGTTTGCTTCAGTTAATATAGCTTCTACCATATTTGCTTCCATGAGATTCGTTCGCTCAAGATTTGTATGAGATAGCATTGCTCCATAAAAATCCTGAAAAGCAATGTTTTGATTTTGAAGGTCTATATATCCAAGAGACTGAAAACCAATTGTGTTTTTACTCTCTGCTCTTTGGGTTCTGAGTAGGTTCATCCAATTACCGAATGCCGAGGATGATATTATTTCAAAGTCACTGATTTTTTTTGTAATTGAAGCTAAAGTGAAATGGACTGCTAAAAGTGCCTCTCCTGAATTTTTAAATAATTTTATTAGATCATTAAAGTGCAAATCTTCTGACATGGCTATTATAGGTAAACCATGATTAATAACATAAGAGATCAATTTACTTATTGATTTCTGATATTTTATCAAGTTCCCCACTTCTATGAGTTTAAATTCGTTTTTTAGGTATTTGAGAATGTCTGAATCTAAAGTGGTTTGAGAATAAAAACTTAACCATTTTTTGAGAATTCCTTCTATCTCAAATTTTCTGGTTGGGTCGTCATCGCATAAATCGAACTCATATTGAACATCCCTTAAAAAACGACATAATCTTTTTGAGACCAAATATTCAGAAAAACTCTTATGGGTAAATTCAAATGTATCGTTTCCGTGAATCTTATAGTCACTTTGTCTAAAATAAAAGGCTGTGAGTAGTCTTGTAATGCCTGCTTTAGCCCCTTCTTTGAATATTTGAATGTGTTTTTTTACTTTTTTATTATCACAATGCTCCAAGATATTTGAGATGTGAGCTCGTCGTTCACCGTTTTTCCACATGGTTAACGCTATTTCTTCTAAAACTCTAACAAATTGATTTTCCTTTAGTTCTCCAACAGTTTTACGACCACTTTCATATTGTCGCTCATATACCTCTTTAATCAAACCTCTATAAATTTCATTTAGGTTGGTGTCTTTAGAGAAAGTAACCTGTCCACTAATATAAGTTAGTGCAACTAAATAATTTAAAAGGGGTTGGGCAGTTACTTCATCAATGGATATTTCTGAGATTTCATCTGGTACAGAAGTAAAATTTTTTTTTGTTAATCTCCCATAATTTTTCCACCACAATGCTCGTTGATCCAATTTAAGCAATTTTAAGGGGCCAGCATGATGGTCTTTTCTCTCGAAATAATAAGGCAGAATATGCGTAATTTGTTTTTCCTGAGTAAGCTGATTGTAAATTGACTGTATTGCTATAGGACGTCCTGTGATTAGCACTTGATGTTTGAAACCTTGTTTGTTTCCATCAGGTATGCGAAGTAAAATTTCCTCTACAAAAGAATTAGCTCTATCCTGAGCTGCTTTGCCTTGAAGTGCAATTTCATCTAAACCATCAAAAATTATCAAAAGTCTTTTCTTCCCTATTTTAGGGTCTAAAGGATTTTGATGGATAAACCTATTATACTTAACGAATTTTTCCATACCATCAATTAAAGTGACATTTATGTCAAATATATGTAGTGGTATATAAACTGTTGTAATATCGGTGGTATTTGCGATTCTATAAGCAAAAATTTTGGCAAATGATGATTTACCAGACCCCGGCCCTCCACTTAGAAAACGAATACATGACTTCTTAGAAAAATTTTTAACCCACTCATTAAAATCTGTTTCAAGGTCAAAAACAATTTTTTCTGTTAGGATGTCCCCATCAACCTTACTTTCGTGATAGCCCCTAAGAGGGATATAAATTTGTTCAAGGCCAAAATGTTCTGCAAACATTCGATCTTTAATTTGTTTTTTAAGCCATTGATTATATAGTTGCCACCCTCTACTTTCATCAGTAGCTTTTATAAATGGCGTACTATAAAAATCCAATAAAGATTGATATCTTTGATCATTGTTCCATTCGTCATTCAAAGCAAAAACGAAAAAGTCATTAAATCTATTTGAAATCAAATGAGCATCGTTTTGTTTGACTCCAAAGTCAATAAACCATTTTTTTAGTAGTGGCCTTATTTTGTTTAAAAATTCTGATTCACCCGGTCGATTAAAAAAGCTACGATCAATTGTAATTTCTATCTTTTCAAATTCGATTTCAAATTTTTCTGATACTTTCTCAAAAGTTGAACTATCAAATTTGCCATCGTACAAATCCTCATATTCTTTAGCTAAATTAAAAATGGTTGAGATAAGTGATTTATAAATTAATAGAAAGGCAATTTCTCCTGGTTTTTTTGCGAAACCTGATCCATTAATCGTTTCAATAGCAGCTTCACCAACACCGGCCCAATCGAACGAGATTCCCTTTAAACCGATCTTACCTAACCCAGCAAATAGTTGTTCTCTTGGTATATCAATTTCTCTTTTCCAAACAGAAATCGGTTTTGTAATCTTAAGCTCATTAGCTCCTAATTTATATATATCTGTCACTTGAGAATCCCTAAGCTTAATTGATATTAACTAATAACGAATATCCATCCTTTTTTGAACTGTACACACAAAATTATGATACGTTTTTTATATTTTTGTTTTTAAAAACCTCATATTCTTTTTAAGAGAACAATATGATGTGTGGTTCTGTATATCCCCTTATTATCCAACCACTAACCGTATATCTTGAAAATTTGAATGTTATCCAACCAAATGAAGACAGGCTGGATTAATTACGAAAATCAAGACTGTTGAAGATTAAACATCCCAAACAGCGAAATGCAAGAGTAAATTTAATGCCCTGTTAAATTTCCTTTTCAGGAGAATGAAAAGAATTTACAGCAGCCTTAGTTTTTCAGAAAGCCAATCGATTCAATAGACGCCTTTTCATATTTTTTGTTGTAATTTTGAAATGTCAGATAATGCTGTTTGAACCCCGGTGTGTAGGCCTTGGGCGGGGAGGGGGCGTAAGCGGCTTTTGAGGAGCCGATTGCCAACGGCCGTGGACCGCGATTACGGCGCGGGAAAGTAGGCGGAAAAAAGAGAAAACATCAGGGGGATGGAGATAAGCAGGGTCAGATAGCTGGCCACAATGAACTGGTTGGTGATGGCAAAATCACCGCCCTGGCGCTGGGTGACGATGGGTATGGCGGTGATGGGCGGCACCGTGCTCTGGAGGAAGATGATCATGGCGATGGGATAGGATGGTCTGATTACCAATAGTACACCCAAAAAAAACAGGGGGAATAAAAAGTTTTTTACCAATACGAATTTGAAAATTTCCCCTGTCTGAATCCTTCCTTTTTCTTTGAAATCCATAAAGATATTACCCCCCAGGATGATCATCACCAAGGGAAGGGCCATGGCGCCGATGAGGGAAAATTGGGTGGTGATGAATCCGGGAATAAAGCGCTGGGCGCCCAAAAGCCGGATAATGAGTGCAACCAGGGTCATGATAAGGGCCGGGTGGATGATCCGTTTCCAGTTGACCTCTTCCTTTGTCCGGTTGTTGAAGAAAAACCGGTAGGTACTGAAAAACAGGGCCGGGTGAAATGAAATAAAGAGAAAAAGCATCACCAGAAAGGTACTGTCCTGGCCGAAAAGGCCGGTAATAATGGCCAGGGGAAAGAATATACCGTTCTGGTAGAATAGGCTGATGGCAAATTCACGTCGGGTGCCGGGCTGTGAGATGAGCATGCCTGCCAGACTCAGGGCCAGGGCCAGGATGGTGAAAAATATCCACCAAAGGGGGATGGCCCACCAATTGGGAAAGGCCTCCAGGGTAAAATTTTTAATGATACTGATAAAGATCAGGCAGGGCAGGGCAATATCCAGGGCCAGGGGGGACAAAAAGCCCAGCACGTTTCCCGGCATGATCCTTCTTCCGATGATATAAAATCCAAGGGCGCCCAGGCCGAGAAGCACACCTACCGATTCAAAAATTGTCCAGAAAACAGTCATAATACTTTATCTTTGATGGCATTATTGGGGACAGAGTGCGTCTTGTTCATCATTGGCTTTTTCCAGGTCTCCGGGGGTGTTGATGTTGAAAAAAGAACGCAGGCCTGGATCGAATGATTTGAGCCGGGACCCGGGTATCCGTATGGTCGGCCCCCTGTCAAAGATTTCAACAATCCTGTAGGTTTCATTTTCAAGGCAGTCCTCCAGGTCTTTAACGCATTTTTTCGAGTATGCGGCGCATAGGGGCTCATATCCTTTGGGCATTTGGGGAACCACCACATAGGTTTCCGGGGTAATGTGGGAGAGCACCGCTTCAATGAGCCGGGGCTCAAGAAAGGGGGAATCGCAGGCAACGGCAAATGCAAAGGGAAAAGAGGCATGGTACAGGCCCGCATGCAGTCCTGTCATGGAACTTCTGACCTGGTAAATATCAGAGACAATTTTAAAATCCCATTCCCGGTACAGCTCAGGGGTGTTGGTTACCAGGATGATCTCCTGGAAAAGCGCCTTAAATATGCCATAGGTGTTGTCTATAATCTTTTTACCGTTGATTTCAATAAAGGCTTTGTTTCTGCCGGAGAGCCGGGTGCTCAGCCCGCCTGCCAGGATGATGCCGGTATAGGGATATGCCATAATATGATTACCTGTAGTAAGCGGTTGCTCCGTGTTTACCCCTGTCAATACATCAGGTTGGGCAGAAACAGAATGATCTGGGGAAAGAGAATCAGGATGACGATGCCCACGGCGGTGGTCAGCAGGAAGGGGAGGATCCCTTTGAAAATGGATTCCAGGGAGATGTCTCCGATCACATTTCTGGATACGCCGTATACCACATAGACGTTAATTCCCACAGGGGGGGTGATAACGCCCATTTCCGTTACCATCACGATGATGACCCCGAACCAGATGGGGTCGTATCCCAGGTTGACAACAATGGGATAGAATATGGGGATGGTGAGCATGATCAGTCCCAGCGAATCCATGAAGCATCCGCCCACAAAATAGATCAGCACGATAATGCCCATGATCATGAAGGGGGGAAGATCAAATCCGCCCACCCAGGTGGCTACCTCAAAGGGAATCCGGGTAACGGCAAGGAATTTACCGAAGATAACGGCACCGGCAATGAGGAACATGATCATTGTGGAGGTCTGGAGGGTTTCGTACAGGGATTTCACAAAGGCCTTCCAGGTCAGCTGCCGGCGCATGACAGATACGATGAGCACCCCAAGGACGCCCACGGCTGCCGATTCGGTCGGGGTGAAAAAACCGTAGAACAGCCCGCTCATGACCAGGAGGAAGACCACCAGGGTGTCGGCCAGGCCGGCAAGGGCCCGGATCTTCTGGGACAGGGTGAATTTTTCCCCCCGGGGGCCCTGGGTCGGATCCAGCTTACAGGTGGCCCAGACACAGATAATAAAGAGAAATGTCATGAGAAAGGCCGGGAAAATTCCGGATACAAAAAGTGCCCCGATGGACTGCTCCGTCAGAATCCCGTAGATGATCAGCACCACGCTGGGGGGCATGATCATCCCAAGTCCCCCGCCCGAGGCCACGGATCCTGCCGCAAGGGAGTCGGCATATCCGAACCGCTTCATTTCCGGCATCCCCACCGTGGCCATGGTGGCTGCCGTGGCCGGGCTGGACCCGCAGACCGCGCCAAAGGCGGTGCAGGTGGATACCGTTGCCATGGCCAGCCCGCCCTGGACATTGCCCAGGAAGCTGTATGCGGTATTGTACAATTTCCGGCTGATGCCGCCGTTAAAGGCCAGCTGTCCCATGAGAACAAACAGGGGGATGGTTGTGAGTTCATAGGAAGAGAACGAGTCGTAAAAGTTACTGGGCAGCATGGTCATGCTGCCGGAGAAGGAAATCAGGTAACCGAAACCGATAAAGCCGACCATGGTCATCACATAGGCCACGGGCATCTTGGTCATAAAAATGGCAAGCATGGTCACAATACCGATGATACCGACGGTGGTGGGGCTCATATCGTATTTTTACTCCTTTAAAAAGCGGGCGGTGATATCCCTTAAGATCATTAAAGCGAAAATCAGGAAACAAAAGGCCAGCACATAGACCAGATAATGCATGGGAAGCTCAAGGTTCATGGACCGCTCGCCCGATTCGGCCACGGAGCCGGCATAGATGAACATACGCCAGGTGAGCACTCCCATGATGGCCAGAGAACAGGTCAGGGTAGCTATTTTCAATCTGTCCTGAACGGTTTTTGACAGCAGCCGCACCAGTATTTCAACACCGATGTGAACATCCTTGATATGGGAGTAGGGCAGCGCCAAAGCAATGGCCAGTGTCGCGAATATGGCCACAATTTCTTCAGACCCGTAAATGGGGATATTGAATGCCCCCCGGAGGAAAACATCGGCACAGGTGACCGCACACATTCCCATGAGGCAGATGGCGGCAAGCACTTTCATTTTTTCCTGCAATTTATCCATGAGTACCCATATTTTTTTCATAAATATCCTTATAGAAAAGCAGGTGGCAACCGGGGTTGACTCGGCTGGGCGGGGGCTCCGGAAAGCGTCTGCCGTTTCCGGAGCCCCCGCCCGTGCCAAATGGGGTTATCCGGCCCTGGGGCCGGAAGGGGGCTCTATTTTGATGCAGCCAGTGTATCAATGATGAAATTTACAACTTCAGTTCCCTTGAGTCCTTTTTTATTTAATTTTTCGGCATAGTTCATCAGCTCGGGGCGGACCGCAGCCTTCCACCGTTTTGATTCGGCCGGGGCAAGGGTGATGATTTCTCCGCCTTTTTCCAGGAAGAAGGCCTTGCCAGCCTTGTCAATATCATCCCAGGCCTGGCCGTGTTTGACCTGCCATTCCTTGTTGATGTCCAGGATGACTTTTTGCTGCTCAGGGGTGAGCATGGCCCATTTGTCCTTGTTCATGGTGACGATCATGGCCGTGGTATAGGCAACCGAATTTTCAGCCACGCAGTACTTGACCACTTCGCCCAGCTTCCAGCCCTTATTGGCTTCCAGGGGATGGGCACAGCCGTCCACCACTTTTTTCTGCAGGCTCTGGTAGGCGTCCCGCATGCTCTGGGCCACGGGAGAGGCGCCAAGGGCCTTGACCAGTATGGTGCTCATGCCCGTGGAGCGAATTTTTTTGCCGGCCAGGTCCTCGAGGGAGTGGATGGGGTCTTTAACGGTGTTGATATATCCGGGGCCGTGGGCATGGAGGAACATCACCTTGGTGTCCTTGAATTCTTCAGGATCGAATTTTTCCAGGACGGCATTGGCCACGCGGGTGGCGGTGACGCCGTCGGGGTAGCCAAAGGGAAGGTCCACAGCGCCCAGAATCGGGAAACGGCCGCGGGAATAGGCCAGAACGGTCATGCCGATGTCCGCAACGCCCTGGGCCACGGCGTCATAGATCTGCTGGGGTTTGGCAAGGGTGCTGCCCGGGTAGTAGTCGATTTTGACGGCGCCGTTGGTCCGTTTCTCCACCTCTTTGCACCAGGAGTCGGCCAGGATGGACTGGCCGTGGAAGGGCGGAAAAAAGTTGGCGTAGGTCAGCTTTATCGTCTTTGCCTGAACCGCAGCCCCTCCCCCGAAGATCACTAGAATTGCTGCCAGCGCCATAAAGGTGATGATTCTCTTAGTCTGCATCTGTAAACCTCCCGTTATTTAGTGGCAAGACGTACGAAATACCAGGTCCCCTTCGTCCATCTTCCCGGTTAAAAAACAAAATCAAAAGTAACGCTGCGGACTTATTGATTATTTTTCTATATCGTCTGGTTAACGGCTATGTGGTCATAATGCAATATTTCATACAATCTGACTCCTGAAAAAATTAAGATCAATACATAGTGAAAAGATTGATCTAAGGGATTGTAAATGAGCTGTTTGGCATCCAATTTTTTCCATCATTATTCACAATGATTGTGGAAGTCAAGGAAAAAATGCATGGGGGAAATTATGGATTTTTTTGAAAAAAAGTTGACAAGCGGATAATTGCATGTAATCTTGCATAAAAATATGGATGTAATCTATTTTCGTCGGTGGAGATAAATTCTGAATTTCATCTCGGATGATTTACGCTGACACCACTATTTTCACAAAGACGGAAAAATCCTGGCAGAGTTAAGGTTTTACGAGGCGGTATTGAAATTCGGACCGGTGTATTCAGGTGAACGATTGATTCATGTGTATGAATCCCAGGTGAGAACCATACAAAGGTATGAGGAGGCAATTGTCAATGAAGCCCATTAAAACAAAGGACAAGACTGTTTTAAGGTCTTTGGGACTTGGCGGCTATTTCGGCGGCGGTGCAGAGGGCATGGTGGACGTGTTGAAAGGAAAAATCGTTCGGGTCCGCCCCATGCGTTATGGATGGAAATATGACAAAGCAGATGTGCGCCAATGGGAGATCAAACGGGACGGCAAGTCCATAACGCCTTCCTGGAAATCCCTGCCCGGGCCCTTTTCCCTGGCCTATAAAAAACGGGTCTATTCCCCCAACAGGATCAAATATCCCATGAAACGGGTGGACTGGGACCCCAAGGGGGATCGGAATACCCAGAACCGCGGCAAGAGCAAATTTGTCCGGATCTCCTGGGATGAAGCCGCAAAGCTTGTGGCCGACGAAATCCGGCGGGTGCACAAGACTTACGGGCACAACGCCGTCCTGCTCCAGGGGGACGGGCACGGAGAATGCAAAACCATCAATACCCCCCACGGCCATGCCGGGGTGCTTCTGGATAATCTGGGGGGATTTACCCTCCAGGTGAGAAATCCTGATTCCTGGGAGGGATGGTACTGGGGGGCCAAGCATGTCTGGGGCCAGGGGGCCCAGGGCATCATGTATCCGGCCGCAAATATCGTTAAGGACACCACCGAGCATGCGGACATGGTGCTGTTCTGGGGATGTGATCCCGAAACCACCCCCTGGGGATTCACCGGCCAGTTTGCCAGCCGTCTCTGTTATTTCTGGTCCGAGGTGGGCATCAAACAGGTCTACATCTGCCCGGATCTCAACTACGGGGCCGCCGTCCATGCCGATAAATGGATTCCTGTGCTGCCCAACACGGATGCGGCCCTTCAGCTGGCCATCATCTATATGTGGATAAAGGAGGGGACCTATAACAAGGAGTATGTGGAAACCCACACCGTCGGCTTTGACAAGGTCCAGTCCTATGTCCTTGGAGAAGAGGACGGGGTGCCCAAGACGCCTGAATGGGCGTCCAAAAAATGCGGGGTTCCCGAATGGACCATCAAGGCATTGGCCCGGGAGTTTGCCGAAAGGACAACCTCCATTGCCCATTATTTCGGCGGCGGAATGATCCGGGGGGCCTTTGCCCATGAACCGGCCCGGCTGGAATGTATCCTGCTCGGTATGCAGGGCCTGGGCGGCCCCGGGGTTCACCAGCATCAGCTTACCTATTTCGGCATGCCCAGGGCCGAAGGCCTGGGGGGGACCTTTTTCTGGAATCCTGAAATTGAGGAACGGCTCTCGCTGCCGGTTTTCTCCTCGGTGACCGCTTGGCAGGAGCAGGTGATCCCCAAAACATTGATCCAGCATGCCATTAACCGTGACGGCCCCATCAAGTTCTGCGGCACAGGCGCCCAGAACGCCCTGGTCCAGGATCAGTTCAACGAGTATACCTTTCCCATTGAAGAGGAAAAGGGGGGGACGGATATCCGCATGATCTGGACCGATACCCCCTGCCGG encodes:
- a CDS encoding pentapeptide repeat-containing protein, whose translation is MTDIYKLGANELKITKPISVWKREIDIPREQLFAGLGKIGLKGISFDWAGVGEAAIETINGSGFAKKPGEIAFLLIYKSLISTIFNLAKEYEDLYDGKFDSSTFEKVSEKFEIEFEKIEITIDRSFFNRPGESEFLNKIRPLLKKWFIDFGVKQNDAHLISNRFNDFFVFALNDEWNNDQRYQSLLDFYSTPFIKATDESRGWQLYNQWLKKQIKDRMFAEHFGLEQIYIPLRGYHESKVDGDILTEKIVFDLETDFNEWVKNFSKKSCIRFLSGGPGSGKSSFAKIFAYRIANTTDITTVYIPLHIFDINVTLIDGMEKFVKYNRFIHQNPLDPKIGKKRLLIIFDGLDEIALQGKAAQDRANSFVEEILLRIPDGNKQGFKHQVLITGRPIAIQSIYNQLTQEKQITHILPYYFERKDHHAGPLKLLKLDQRALWWKNYGRLTKKNFTSVPDEISEISIDEVTAQPLLNYLVALTYISGQVTFSKDTNLNEIYRGLIKEVYERQYESGRKTVGELKENQFVRVLEEIALTMWKNGERRAHISNILEHCDNKKVKKHIQIFKEGAKAGITRLLTAFYFRQSDYKIHGNDTFEFTHKSFSEYLVSKRLCRFLRDVQYEFDLCDDDPTRKFEIEGILKKWLSFYSQTTLDSDILKYLKNEFKLIEVGNLIKYQKSISKLISYVINHGLPIIAMSEDLHFNDLIKLFKNSGEALLAVHFTLASITKKISDFEIISSSAFGNWMNLLRTQRAESKNTIGFQSLGYIDLQNQNIAFQDFYGAMLSHTNLERTNLMEANMVEAILTEANLKKANLTRVKMDRANLSKTDLSQASLNKASLMEASLPDAILKKADLRKANLRYANLVRADLSMANLEEANLEGAILIGANLTDTNFSEANLRGASMDAANALGANMAGAKR
- a CDS encoding AEC family transporter yields the protein MTVFWTIFESVGVLLGLGALGFYIIGRRIMPGNVLGFLSPLALDIALPCLIFISIIKNFTLEAFPNWWAIPLWWIFFTILALALSLAGMLISQPGTRREFAISLFYQNGIFFPLAIITGLFGQDSTFLVMLFLFISFHPALFFSTYRFFFNNRTKEEVNWKRIIHPALIMTLVALIIRLLGAQRFIPGFITTQFSLIGAMALPLVMIILGGNIFMDFKEKGRIQTGEIFKFVLVKNFLFPLFFLGVLLVIRPSYPIAMIIFLQSTVPPITAIPIVTQRQGGDFAITNQFIVASYLTLLISIPLMFSLFSAYFPAP
- a CDS encoding molybdenum cofactor guanylyltransferase, which encodes MAYPYTGIILAGGLSTRLSGRNKAFIEINGKKIIDNTYGIFKALFQEIILVTNTPELYREWDFKIVSDIYQVRSSMTGLHAGLYHASFPFAFAVACDSPFLEPRLIEAVLSHITPETYVVVPQMPKGYEPLCAAYSKKCVKDLEDCLENETYRIVEIFDRGPTIRIPGSRLKSFDPGLRSFFNINTPGDLEKANDEQDALCPQ
- a CDS encoding TRAP transporter large permease, translating into MSPTTVGIIGIVTMLAIFMTKMPVAYVMTMVGFIGFGYLISFSGSMTMLPSNFYDSFSSYELTTIPLFVLMGQLAFNGGISRKLYNTAYSFLGNVQGGLAMATVSTCTAFGAVCGSSPATAATMATVGMPEMKRFGYADSLAAGSVASGGGLGMIMPPSVVLIIYGILTEQSIGALFVSGIFPAFLMTFLFIICVWATCKLDPTQGPRGEKFTLSQKIRALAGLADTLVVFLLVMSGLFYGFFTPTESAAVGVLGVLIVSVMRRQLTWKAFVKSLYETLQTSTMIMFLIAGAVIFGKFLAVTRIPFEVATWVGGFDLPPFMIMGIIVLIYFVGGCFMDSLGLIMLTIPIFYPIVVNLGYDPIWFGVIIVMVTEMGVITPPVGINVYVVYGVSRNVIGDISLESIFKGILPFLLTTAVGIVILILFPQIILFLPNLMY
- a CDS encoding TRAP transporter small permease, with protein sequence MKKIWVLMDKLQEKMKVLAAICLMGMCAVTCADVFLRGAFNIPIYGSEEIVAIFATLAIALALPYSHIKDVHIGVEILVRLLSKTVQDRLKIATLTCSLAIMGVLTWRMFIYAGSVAESGERSMNLELPMHYLVYVLAFCFLIFALMILRDITARFLKE
- a CDS encoding TRAP transporter substrate-binding protein, which produces MALAAILVIFGGGAAVQAKTIKLTYANFFPPFHGQSILADSWCKEVEKRTNGAVKIDYYPGSTLAKPQQIYDAVAQGVADIGMTVLAYSRGRFPILGAVDLPFGYPDGVTATRVANAVLEKFDPEEFKDTKVMFLHAHGPGYINTVKDPIHSLEDLAGKKIRSTGMSTILVKALGASPVAQSMRDAYQSLQKKVVDGCAHPLEANKGWKLGEVVKYCVAENSVAYTTAMIVTMNKDKWAMLTPEQQKVILDINKEWQVKHGQAWDDIDKAGKAFFLEKGGEIITLAPAESKRWKAAVRPELMNYAEKLNKKGLKGTEVVNFIIDTLAASK
- a CDS encoding molybdopterin-dependent oxidoreductase — protein: MKTKDKTVLRSLGLGGYFGGGAEGMVDVLKGKIVRVRPMRYGWKYDKADVRQWEIKRDGKSITPSWKSLPGPFSLAYKKRVYSPNRIKYPMKRVDWDPKGDRNTQNRGKSKFVRISWDEAAKLVADEIRRVHKTYGHNAVLLQGDGHGECKTINTPHGHAGVLLDNLGGFTLQVRNPDSWEGWYWGAKHVWGQGAQGIMYPAANIVKDTTEHADMVLFWGCDPETTPWGFTGQFASRLCYFWSEVGIKQVYICPDLNYGAAVHADKWIPVLPNTDAALQLAIIYMWIKEGTYNKEYVETHTVGFDKVQSYVLGEEDGVPKTPEWASKKCGVPEWTIKALAREFAERTTSIAHYFGGGMIRGAFAHEPARLECILLGMQGLGGPGVHQHQLTYFGMPRAEGLGGTFFWNPEIEERLSLPVFSSVTAWQEQVIPKTLIQHAINRDGPIKFCGTGAQNALVQDQFNEYTFPIEEEKGGTDIRMIWTDTPCRITCWNYGNETELAMQNSQVETIVAQHPWFENDCLYADIVLPANTFMEVDDILTNIRQGTQQPNIMIADKAIEPIGESKSDFEIVVEIGKQFGMEEELTDNKTIADMQKKVWEYMGGEDLVSWEELSEKRYWVYNTAEDWEEDPPGFRKFYEDPERNPLGTPTGKLEFYSESLAKRFPDDNERPPIPKWIEKSDYHDERLSSHRAKMFPLLVMSNHGRWRVHAQCDDITWTREAPTCKVLGPDGYKYEPVWLHPSEAAKRGIKNGDIVKIYNERGIVLAGAYVTERIRPGVISVDHGARHDPIKIGEVERGGAINTITPSPITSKNCVGNVVQGYLAEVQRLSGKEMDQWRRDFPEAFDREYDPAAGLRFDAWIEGGAK